One Streptosporangium sp. NBC_01495 DNA window includes the following coding sequences:
- a CDS encoding LysR family transcriptional regulator has translation MDLDTVRTFVAVVDTGQFQDAAADLSITQQAVSKRIAGLEKNLAVRLFTRTARGARLTIDGQAFLPHARELLRVAERAVASVLPGSRPLRVDVIASRSAASGLMRGFHRAHPEIELDVVMLFDIEAALAAIRSGAIDASFRAVAVPGRPLPEDIESARVLDETLQLLTGPAHALAGARSVTVAQLAGHRIWMPGIVPGTEWAAYYDDLVAEFGLTIEATGPNFGSDALLDTIADTPALATFMGGQTRLVWPAGHGLRRIPVTGPTPVYPHSLLWRRDNPHPALATLRAHLAATAAGHDAAGTWAPGWVLPH, from the coding sequence GTGGATCTAGATACTGTGCGAACGTTCGTCGCCGTCGTGGACACCGGCCAGTTCCAGGACGCCGCCGCGGATCTGTCGATCACTCAGCAGGCCGTCTCCAAGCGCATCGCCGGGCTGGAGAAGAACCTCGCCGTGCGGCTGTTCACCCGCACCGCGCGCGGGGCCCGGCTCACCATCGACGGGCAGGCGTTCCTGCCCCACGCGCGCGAGCTGCTGCGCGTTGCCGAGCGCGCGGTCGCGTCCGTGCTCCCCGGCAGCCGTCCGCTGCGCGTCGACGTGATCGCCTCGCGCAGCGCGGCGTCGGGCCTGATGCGCGGCTTCCACCGCGCGCACCCCGAGATCGAGCTCGACGTGGTGATGCTGTTCGATATCGAGGCGGCCCTCGCCGCCATCCGGTCCGGTGCGATCGACGCGTCCTTCCGCGCCGTCGCCGTGCCTGGCCGGCCCCTTCCCGAGGACATCGAGTCTGCCCGGGTGCTCGACGAAACGCTCCAGCTCCTCACCGGTCCCGCCCACGCGCTGGCCGGCGCCCGGTCGGTGACCGTCGCCCAGCTCGCCGGGCACCGGATCTGGATGCCCGGCATCGTCCCCGGTACCGAGTGGGCCGCCTACTACGACGATCTCGTCGCCGAGTTCGGCCTCACCATCGAGGCGACCGGCCCCAACTTCGGCTCCGACGCGCTCCTCGACACCATCGCCGACACCCCGGCCCTGGCCACTTTCATGGGCGGGCAGACCCGCCTGGTCTGGCCCGCCGGCCACGGCCTGCGCCGCATCCCGGTGACCGGCCCGACGCCCGTCTACCCGCACTCGCTCCTGTGGCGCCGCGACAACCCCCACCCGGCGCTGGCCACCCTCCGTGCCCACCTCGCCGCGACAGCGGCCGGCCACGACGCCGCCGGGACCTGGGCGCCGGGCTGGGTGCTTCCGCACTGA
- a CDS encoding ABC transporter ATP-binding protein has product MRLSTVSFRYSRRGPWVLRDVELTLRPGSVIEVTGRNGAGKSTLLRLLAGFVPPSRGSISDRPGVVGYAPDVFPVDQPFTVAAYLAHMARIRGISSTSAAGNLAERLNATHLLEQPLGDLSKGSAQKVGLIQSLLAPPDLLILDEPFAGLDEQTRTELPVIIEEIAARGGTVAVSDHQKQLQDFPGADHWLVVDGNVTTGTRASSPRDTSSEESSPQVVIEVIVDADDADEVEQKLRADGYLTRRSS; this is encoded by the coding sequence ATGCGGCTCTCCACAGTGTCCTTCCGATACTCGCGGCGCGGCCCCTGGGTCCTGCGGGATGTCGAGCTCACGCTCCGTCCCGGTTCCGTCATCGAGGTCACCGGCCGCAACGGCGCGGGAAAATCGACGCTGCTGCGGTTGCTCGCGGGCTTCGTCCCCCCGTCCCGAGGCTCGATCTCCGATCGGCCCGGCGTCGTCGGCTACGCCCCCGACGTGTTCCCCGTGGACCAGCCGTTCACCGTCGCCGCCTACCTCGCCCACATGGCCAGGATCCGGGGCATCTCCTCCACCTCCGCCGCCGGGAACCTGGCGGAACGGCTGAACGCGACCCACCTGCTGGAGCAGCCACTCGGCGACCTGTCCAAGGGCAGCGCGCAGAAGGTGGGACTCATCCAGTCACTGCTGGCCCCACCGGACCTGCTCATTCTGGACGAACCCTTCGCCGGGCTCGACGAGCAGACCCGCACCGAACTCCCCGTGATCATCGAAGAGATCGCCGCACGTGGCGGAACGGTCGCGGTCAGCGACCACCAGAAGCAACTCCAGGACTTCCCCGGCGCCGACCACTGGCTCGTCGTGGACGGCAACGTCACCACCGGCACCCGCGCCTCTTCCCCGCGCGACACCTCCTCGGAAGAATCGTCCCCGCAGGTGGTCATCGAGGTGATCGTGGACGCGGACGACGCCGACGAGGTGGAACAGAAGCTCCGCGCCGACGGCTACCTCACCAGGCGGTCCTCATGA
- a CDS encoding alpha/beta fold hydrolase, with amino-acid sequence MTVLPVGVASADTEVLRAQTIAWAPCEEEPAAECGTLSVPIDWSKPGGAKVDIAVARRKATDPAARVGSLVINPGGPGGSGVEAVYGAPGSYTEELQRRFDIVGFDPRGVGRSNPVICSASVYNRMPHTVMKSQADFDAWNAFTKKLHADCRARTGPLYDHVDSADVARDLDALRAALGEEKLTYYGISYGTLIGQMYAELFPGRVRALGLDSNMDHSLGVAGFLATEAIAIEDAFDEFVGWCEQDTSCVLYGRDIRGIWKGLREKARRGELKYPSTGQTMTELQVIYNAALGTEGPAWNILSQVINWLDGGPEPEWVPPLSGRQPVEGDVAHLPTAVLCQDYNLQVRNYSEYAALMRVSSGLAPDTGYHPYPIDDLPICMNYPTTNAPHALRYTGDAPLLLGNSLHDPATPWIWSANAARQLGSKAVLLTYEGWGHRIYGKDKCQTDIFDEYLISLKVPPRGTRCAVGTPEESVLKQQTPSRTWPTGPNHWAAGPVAASPAF; translated from the coding sequence GTGACGGTTTTACCGGTCGGGGTGGCCAGCGCGGACACCGAAGTCCTGAGGGCGCAAACCATCGCGTGGGCGCCTTGTGAGGAGGAGCCTGCCGCCGAGTGCGGCACGCTGAGCGTGCCCATCGACTGGTCGAAGCCGGGCGGGGCGAAGGTCGACATCGCCGTCGCGCGGCGGAAGGCCACGGATCCGGCCGCGCGGGTCGGTTCGCTGGTGATCAATCCCGGTGGTCCGGGCGGGTCGGGCGTGGAGGCCGTGTACGGCGCCCCCGGGTCCTACACCGAGGAACTGCAGCGACGGTTCGACATCGTCGGGTTCGACCCTCGGGGCGTGGGGCGCAGCAACCCGGTGATCTGCTCGGCGTCGGTGTACAACCGGATGCCGCACACCGTCATGAAAAGCCAGGCCGACTTCGACGCCTGGAACGCGTTCACCAAGAAGCTGCACGCCGACTGCCGCGCTCGTACCGGTCCGCTGTACGACCACGTCGATTCCGCCGACGTCGCCCGTGACCTGGACGCGCTGCGCGCCGCCCTGGGTGAGGAGAAGCTCACCTATTACGGGATCTCGTACGGCACGCTGATCGGCCAGATGTACGCCGAGCTGTTCCCCGGCCGCGTCCGGGCCCTCGGGCTCGACAGCAACATGGACCACAGCCTCGGCGTCGCGGGCTTCCTGGCCACCGAGGCGATCGCCATCGAGGACGCGTTCGACGAGTTCGTCGGCTGGTGCGAGCAGGACACCAGCTGCGTCCTGTACGGGCGTGACATCCGTGGGATCTGGAAGGGCCTGCGGGAGAAGGCGCGGCGCGGTGAGCTGAAGTACCCGAGCACGGGCCAGACGATGACCGAGTTGCAGGTCATCTACAACGCCGCGCTGGGCACCGAGGGACCGGCCTGGAACATTCTGAGCCAGGTGATCAACTGGTTGGACGGCGGCCCGGAGCCGGAGTGGGTGCCCCCGCTGTCCGGCCGGCAGCCCGTGGAGGGTGATGTCGCGCATCTGCCGACCGCGGTTCTCTGCCAGGACTACAACCTCCAGGTGCGTAACTACTCGGAGTACGCCGCACTCATGCGTGTCTCCAGCGGGCTCGCACCCGACACGGGGTACCACCCGTACCCGATCGACGATCTGCCGATCTGCATGAACTACCCGACCACCAACGCGCCGCACGCACTGCGATACACGGGCGACGCCCCGCTGCTGCTCGGGAACTCCCTGCACGATCCGGCCACCCCGTGGATATGGTCCGCCAACGCGGCCCGTCAGCTCGGGTCCAAGGCGGTGTTGCTCACATACGAGGGCTGGGGACACCGCATCTACGGCAAGGACAAGTGCCAGACGGACATCTTCGACGAGTACCTGATCTCGCTGAAGGTGCCGCCGCGCGGCACGCGCTGCGCCGTGGGCACGCCCGAGGAGAGCGTGCTCAAGCAGCAGACGCCGTCGCGGACGTGGCCGACCGGCCCGAACCACTGGGCGGCCGGTCCGGTCGCGGCCTCGCCCGCCTTCTAA
- a CDS encoding GNAT family N-acetyltransferase, protein MGTERLVLRRWREEDLEPLAAIDGDPEVMRFIGDGSVRTREQTEAGLARVEREWDERGFGIFAVELRETGELTGWVGMSIPVYLPEVLPAVEIGWRLGRHFWGRGIATEAAGEALRFGFTEAGLDRIISVCHVDHHASARVMTKLGMRQERETVVPAHGRPVRVLAITRSEFDAIHDG, encoded by the coding sequence GTGGGAACCGAGCGTCTGGTGCTGCGTCGCTGGCGTGAGGAGGATCTGGAACCACTGGCCGCGATCGACGGAGATCCGGAGGTCATGCGCTTCATCGGTGATGGCTCGGTCCGCACCAGGGAGCAGACCGAGGCCGGGCTCGCGCGCGTGGAACGGGAGTGGGACGAGCGTGGCTTCGGAATATTCGCCGTGGAGCTGCGCGAGACCGGGGAACTGACCGGCTGGGTGGGGATGTCGATCCCCGTCTACCTGCCCGAAGTGCTACCGGCTGTGGAGATCGGCTGGCGACTGGGACGGCATTTCTGGGGCCGGGGTATCGCCACCGAGGCGGCCGGAGAGGCACTGCGCTTCGGATTCACCGAGGCGGGCCTGGATCGAATCATCAGCGTCTGCCACGTCGATCACCACGCGTCCGCCCGCGTCATGACGAAACTGGGCATGCGCCAGGAGCGAGAAACGGTGGTCCCGGCCCACGGGCGGCCAGTACGGGTCCTGGCGATCACCCGCAGCGAATTCGACGCCATCCACGACGGCTGA
- a CDS encoding AAA family ATPase, translated as MLLTRLSTRHLPAGWPATLPPIRHLFEHGLEFTAPVSFLVGENGSGKSTVMEAIADVCGINSEGGKAGTRYASTGPATPLGDVMDAELTTTGLRLLHGPRSKRRAFFLRAETLFNLGQNVSGRYGFWEEDLTEQSHGEGFFTVLERMVTGPGLYLMDEPEAALSFHSCVRLVGLMARVADEGGQIICATHSPILTSLPGAQIIELGDHGTRTTEWENLQLVDHWRRFLAKPDFYLRYVLDTATDTD; from the coding sequence GTGCTCCTCACCAGACTGAGCACCCGTCACCTTCCCGCAGGTTGGCCCGCCACCTTGCCGCCCATCCGCCACCTCTTCGAACACGGCCTGGAGTTCACCGCCCCGGTGTCATTCCTGGTCGGAGAGAACGGTTCCGGGAAGTCCACCGTCATGGAAGCGATCGCCGACGTCTGCGGCATCAATTCCGAAGGCGGCAAGGCAGGCACCCGATACGCCAGCACAGGACCCGCCACCCCCCTCGGGGACGTCATGGACGCCGAACTCACCACTACCGGCCTTCGTCTTCTTCACGGCCCCCGTTCCAAGCGCCGAGCGTTCTTCCTCCGCGCCGAAACTCTGTTCAACCTCGGACAGAATGTCTCCGGCCGGTACGGGTTCTGGGAAGAAGACCTCACCGAGCAATCCCACGGGGAAGGGTTCTTCACCGTCCTGGAACGCATGGTGACCGGGCCGGGGCTCTACCTCATGGACGAGCCCGAGGCGGCCCTCTCGTTTCACTCATGCGTACGCCTGGTCGGCCTAATGGCCCGTGTCGCGGACGAGGGCGGGCAGATCATTTGTGCCACCCACTCGCCGATTCTCACCAGCCTCCCCGGCGCGCAGATCATCGAGCTCGGCGACCACGGCACCCGCACCACGGAGTGGGAAAACCTCCAACTGGTCGATCACTGGCGACGCTTCCTCGCTAAGCCGGACTTCTACCTGAGATACGTCTTGGACACGGCCACCGACACTGACTGA
- a CDS encoding aminoglycoside phosphotransferase: MSSQHRDSDSGQRAFLRRILTEGAHRLGVSLAGEAVFGWHDRTIGSTALRDADTFWLRATAEHRDWAHGEAWTGNQDASAITDVPKPAVTARVDWDEPPVSMYAELLIYVPDPPCSTTPELTAPPVVSADWWTDLRAAMDALAVHPTERGDRDPSALAQRVEAFYRRPLDLPPAPTLRTEHTDLHWANLTYPRLWVLDWEYWGSAPAGYGAAVLYLHSLLVPAIAAQVHDLFADLLDTPTGRLAQLSAAAHVLDRAGRSGDYPTLAAQVRAHAARLIQPAGRR, encoded by the coding sequence GTGAGCAGCCAGCACCGCGACTCCGACTCCGGACAGCGCGCGTTCCTGCGCCGCATCCTCACTGAGGGCGCGCACAGGCTCGGCGTGTCACTGGCCGGGGAAGCGGTGTTCGGCTGGCATGACCGCACCATCGGATCGACGGCTCTCAGGGACGCGGACACGTTCTGGCTACGCGCGACCGCCGAACATCGTGATTGGGCGCACGGCGAGGCGTGGACCGGCAATCAGGACGCCTCGGCGATCACCGACGTCCCCAAACCCGCAGTGACCGCCCGCGTGGACTGGGACGAGCCGCCGGTGTCCATGTACGCCGAACTGCTCATCTACGTACCAGACCCACCATGCTCAACCACTCCCGAACTCACCGCGCCTCCCGTCGTGTCCGCCGACTGGTGGACCGACCTCCGCGCCGCGATGGACGCGCTCGCCGTGCATCCCACCGAACGAGGCGATCGCGACCCGTCCGCGCTGGCCCAACGCGTCGAAGCCTTCTACCGCCGACCGCTCGACCTGCCCCCGGCTCCGACCCTACGGACCGAACACACCGATCTGCATTGGGCCAATCTGACGTACCCCCGCCTGTGGGTGCTCGACTGGGAATACTGGGGTAGCGCTCCCGCTGGCTACGGGGCGGCCGTGCTTTACCTGCACAGCCTCCTGGTTCCAGCCATCGCCGCCCAGGTCCATGACCTGTTCGCCGACCTCCTTGACACCCCGACCGGTCGCCTGGCGCAGCTGTCCGCCGCCGCGCACGTCCTTGACCGCGCCGGCCGAAGCGGTGACTATCCAACCCTCGCCGCCCAGGTACGCGCCCACGCCGCCCGGCTGATCCAACCCGCAGGAAGGCGATAG
- a CDS encoding radical SAM protein yields MCQLACAHCYASSGPDGTHGTMTLADWRRVITQTREVGATMGQFIGGEPTLYPGLPDLVRHALSTDLEVEIYTNLVHVTPALWETFRLPGVRLATAYYSDQPGEHEAITGRPTLKVTTKNIARAQDLGIPLRAGVIGVNDGQRTQQSIAVLERLGVSEIGYDDLREVGRGTRRDGPSVAQLCGNCGDRQVAISPTGEVWPCVFSRWLPAGNVQETPLADILTSEAFARITGELREAFGRRKPCNPDPCSPDCSPSCRPASNCRPSNNCAPNYSCGPCAPKDQNCNPVMSCNPNKCRPTNR; encoded by the coding sequence ATGTGCCAGCTTGCCTGTGCTCACTGCTACGCCTCATCAGGACCAGACGGAACCCACGGCACCATGACCCTCGCCGACTGGCGACGTGTCATCACGCAGACGCGCGAGGTTGGCGCGACGATGGGGCAGTTCATCGGAGGTGAGCCGACCTTGTACCCCGGCCTGCCGGACCTCGTTCGTCACGCCCTCAGCACAGATTTGGAGGTTGAGATCTACACCAACCTCGTTCACGTCACCCCCGCGCTGTGGGAGACCTTCCGACTGCCTGGCGTTCGACTCGCCACCGCCTACTACTCAGACCAGCCCGGCGAGCACGAGGCGATCACCGGGCGGCCCACACTTAAGGTCACAACAAAGAACATCGCCCGCGCACAGGACCTCGGCATCCCGCTTCGCGCGGGAGTAATCGGTGTCAACGACGGTCAGCGCACCCAGCAGAGCATCGCCGTACTGGAACGTCTCGGCGTTTCCGAAATCGGCTACGACGATCTCCGGGAAGTCGGACGCGGCACCCGGCGAGATGGCCCTAGCGTCGCGCAGCTCTGCGGCAACTGCGGAGACCGACAGGTCGCGATCTCGCCCACGGGAGAAGTCTGGCCGTGCGTGTTCTCACGCTGGCTTCCGGCAGGCAACGTTCAAGAGACGCCCCTCGCGGACATCCTCACCAGCGAGGCGTTCGCGCGGATCACCGGCGAGCTACGGGAAGCATTCGGCCGGCGTAAGCCATGCAACCCGGACCCGTGCAGCCCGGACTGTAGCCCGTCATGTAGACCGGCAAGTAACTGCCGCCCGTCCAACAACTGTGCGCCGAACTACTCATGCGGGCCATGCGCGCCGAAGGACCAGAACTGCAACCCTGTGATGAGCTGCAACCCCAACAAGTGCCGCCCCACGAACAGGTAA
- a CDS encoding DUF397 domain-containing protein gives MTDLDLSRADWRTSTRSQGSGNCVEVATNLSGVVVMRDSKDRSGPVLAFASDEWSAFTSGVQSGDFDF, from the coding sequence ATGACGGATCTTGACCTGTCCAGGGCCGACTGGCGCACGAGCACGCGTAGTCAAGGAAGTGGCAACTGCGTAGAAGTTGCCACCAACCTCTCTGGCGTCGTGGTTATGCGGGACAGCAAGGACCGCTCCGGTCCAGTGCTGGCCTTCGCGTCCGACGAGTGGAGTGCTTTCACCAGCGGCGTACAGAGCGGGGATTTTGACTTCTAG
- a CDS encoding helix-turn-helix domain-containing protein, whose amino-acid sequence MNAKSAHLPAKFGRTSQLHVMMHTLRRRCNGALTIRRENRYPERVAGRSKAPTLRLRRFASRLRELREAAGLSPMEAAELTGLDRATLFRIEGAKVRPQGRSLRALLDAYNASAEDRAELSALLKAAAEQTWIQTAASLPSPYATFIGFESEAEGVRTYEILAVPGLLQTENYARAIIRGTAPDVSRDEVESRVAARMDRQRLLARTEPNPLKLWAVIDESALLREVGGRQVMYEQIAKLREAADEPNVTLQVIPRGAGAYPGMHGAFVLLEFPGQGHDVVYIENSINDLFMESAEDVARHIMLFEHLRAVADAPDATRALLAVAQQNWKEDGHDGS is encoded by the coding sequence ATGAACGCCAAATCAGCTCATTTGCCTGCCAAATTCGGCAGGACCAGTCAGCTCCATGTCATGATGCACACGCTGAGGCGCAGATGCAACGGCGCACTAACAATTCGGCGGGAAAATCGCTACCCTGAGCGCGTGGCAGGACGTAGCAAGGCCCCGACATTGCGACTGAGACGCTTCGCCTCCCGGCTGCGTGAGCTGCGAGAGGCGGCGGGCTTGTCGCCCATGGAAGCAGCGGAGCTGACGGGACTCGATCGAGCAACGCTGTTCCGGATCGAGGGGGCGAAGGTCCGACCTCAAGGGCGGAGTCTTCGGGCGCTCCTCGATGCGTACAACGCTTCAGCGGAAGACCGTGCCGAGTTGTCCGCGCTCCTCAAGGCGGCAGCGGAACAGACATGGATCCAGACGGCGGCTTCCTTGCCGAGCCCGTACGCGACCTTTATCGGGTTTGAGTCTGAGGCTGAAGGGGTGCGCACCTACGAGATCTTGGCCGTGCCTGGCTTACTTCAGACCGAGAACTACGCGCGAGCCATAATCAGGGGAACCGCTCCTGATGTGTCGCGCGATGAAGTCGAAAGCCGAGTTGCCGCCCGGATGGACCGCCAGCGCCTCCTCGCTCGGACCGAGCCGAACCCGCTGAAGTTGTGGGCCGTGATAGATGAGTCGGCCTTGCTGCGGGAGGTCGGCGGTCGTCAGGTCATGTACGAGCAGATCGCCAAGTTGCGGGAGGCGGCCGACGAGCCCAATGTCACGCTCCAGGTGATTCCTCGGGGCGCTGGGGCTTACCCTGGCATGCACGGGGCGTTCGTACTCCTTGAATTCCCTGGTCAGGGCCATGATGTTGTCTATATCGAGAACAGTATCAACGACCTGTTTATGGAGAGCGCCGAGGACGTTGCGCGCCATATCATGCTGTTTGAGCATCTAAGGGCCGTAGCCGATGCCCCGGATGCGACACGGGCACTATTGGCCGTGGCCCAACAGAACTGGAAGGAGGACGGGCATGACGGATCTTGA
- a CDS encoding ATP-binding protein, translated as MTSRFLGAVILPGALISVPLARAFVKAALRLRALTHDEGDEYMVLLVVSELVTNSVRHSNSGRRQGGLVTVKLRAKGPVLRLAVVDEGASDSAPQVRRVEADSDGGRGLELIDEMALKWGSYEVATGRVVWADLAVTACVP; from the coding sequence ATGACGTCACGATTTCTCGGCGCGGTCATCCTTCCTGGAGCCCTGATATCGGTCCCGCTGGCGCGGGCGTTCGTCAAGGCGGCCCTGCGGCTGCGGGCACTCACGCACGATGAGGGCGACGAGTACATGGTGCTGCTGGTGGTCAGCGAGCTGGTGACCAACTCGGTGCGCCACTCCAACTCCGGCAGGCGCCAAGGCGGCCTGGTCACGGTGAAACTCCGGGCGAAAGGCCCGGTGCTGCGGCTGGCCGTCGTCGACGAGGGCGCGTCGGACAGCGCTCCGCAGGTCCGGCGGGTGGAAGCCGACAGCGACGGAGGACGCGGCCTGGAACTGATCGACGAGATGGCCCTGAAATGGGGTTCCTACGAGGTCGCCACCGGACGCGTGGTGTGGGCCGATCTCGCCGTAACCGCATGTGTGCCATGA
- a CDS encoding PadR family transcriptional regulator, translating to MSQRTMTEPAFLVLTALVDAPRHGYGIVQEVEKLSEGRVQLKIGTLYGVLDRLAADELVVLDREEAQQGRLRRYYRLTESGAQALEAEAARLAENVRSARERLRVRSTHERLHVWSAREQLRVRHAGGLA from the coding sequence ATGAGCCAACGAACGATGACGGAACCCGCGTTCCTCGTCCTCACCGCGCTGGTCGACGCTCCACGGCACGGCTACGGGATCGTGCAGGAGGTCGAGAAGCTGTCCGAAGGGCGGGTGCAGCTGAAGATCGGCACGCTGTACGGCGTGCTGGACCGGCTGGCCGCCGACGAGCTGGTGGTGCTGGACCGCGAGGAGGCACAGCAGGGGCGGCTGCGCCGCTACTACCGGCTCACCGAGTCCGGGGCACAGGCCCTGGAGGCGGAGGCCGCACGCCTGGCCGAGAACGTCCGGAGCGCTCGCGAGCGGCTGCGCGTCAGGAGCACTCACGAGCGGCTGCACGTCTGGAGCGCTCGCGAGCAGCTGCGCGTCCGGCACGCGGGAGGTCTGGCGTGA
- a CDS encoding helix-turn-helix domain-containing protein, translating to MPRPPLDGLIDDLYYLEGAPPYARLTLPPSPSALLIVNLGAPFRIRAGTDIETAEYADGCVVTMPTRAFEFGYPPGTRSVGVHVKPWGLAPFLPMPAAELCDRPVTLEQVWGRPAIAELRDRLATAAGPHEMLTLLEEELMRRLCETAGLGLVRHTSSVIAATSGAVAIGDLSVAAGVSNTHLAQRFKELIGVTPKRLARTYRFTATVFAINPAGPIDWGDLAGGAGYFDQAHFGHEFRAFTGLTPTRYVEVRRRFLREHPGHVLDGWPLPAD from the coding sequence GTGCCGCGACCGCCGCTGGACGGGCTGATCGACGACCTTTACTACCTGGAGGGTGCGCCGCCGTACGCCCGGCTGACGCTGCCGCCGAGTCCGTCGGCGTTGCTCATCGTCAACCTCGGGGCGCCGTTCCGCATCCGCGCCGGCACCGACATCGAGACGGCCGAGTACGCCGACGGCTGCGTGGTCACCATGCCCACCCGCGCCTTCGAGTTCGGCTATCCGCCGGGGACCCGGTCAGTCGGCGTGCACGTCAAGCCGTGGGGGCTGGCGCCGTTCCTGCCGATGCCCGCGGCCGAGCTGTGTGACCGGCCGGTGACGCTGGAGCAGGTTTGGGGCCGGCCCGCCATTGCTGAGCTGCGAGACCGGCTGGCCACCGCGGCCGGACCGCACGAGATGCTGACGCTGCTCGAGGAGGAGCTGATGCGACGGCTGTGCGAGACCGCCGGCCTGGGGCTGGTCCGCCATACGAGCAGCGTCATCGCGGCGACCAGCGGGGCGGTGGCGATCGGCGACCTGAGCGTGGCAGCCGGTGTCAGCAACACTCATCTGGCACAGCGGTTCAAGGAGCTCATCGGCGTCACGCCGAAGCGGCTGGCCCGCACCTACCGCTTCACCGCCACCGTGTTCGCGATCAACCCCGCCGGACCGATCGACTGGGGCGACCTCGCCGGTGGCGCGGGCTACTTCGACCAGGCCCACTTCGGCCACGAGTTCCGGGCGTTCACCGGGCTCACGCCGACCCGGTACGTCGAAGTCCGGCGGCGGTTCCTGCGCGAACATCCCGGCCACGTGCTGGACGGCTGGCCGCTGCCGGCCGATTGA
- a CDS encoding dihydrofolate reductase family protein, which produces MGKVVMYSSVSVDGFVADENDQPGPLFDWLSSGDVPLDESGELKVSQTSYDYTRAYWDQIGVTIAGRHVFDMTDGWDGKPPSGIDHVVVVTHRPMPEGWDPEAPFHFVDGVEAAVAKAQELAGDRLVEVAAGDVGGQVLAAGLVDEVRMDVVPVVFGSGKRYFGSVDAQHLLEDPDVVIQGNRVLHLRYRVRR; this is translated from the coding sequence GTGGGCAAGGTGGTCATGTACAGCTCGGTGTCGGTGGACGGCTTCGTCGCGGACGAGAATGACCAGCCCGGACCGCTGTTCGACTGGTTGTCCAGCGGTGACGTCCCGTTGGACGAGAGCGGCGAGCTGAAGGTGTCGCAGACGTCCTACGACTACACCCGGGCGTACTGGGACCAGATCGGAGTCACGATCGCCGGCCGCCACGTCTTCGACATGACGGACGGCTGGGACGGGAAGCCTCCGAGCGGGATCGACCACGTGGTCGTCGTGACACACCGGCCGATGCCCGAGGGCTGGGACCCCGAGGCGCCGTTTCACTTCGTCGACGGCGTCGAGGCAGCCGTGGCCAAGGCGCAGGAGCTTGCGGGTGACCGCTTGGTCGAGGTCGCCGCTGGCGACGTCGGTGGCCAGGTGCTTGCCGCGGGTCTGGTCGACGAGGTGCGCATGGACGTCGTACCCGTGGTGTTCGGGTCCGGCAAGCGCTACTTCGGGTCGGTCGACGCGCAGCACCTGTTGGAGGATCCTGACGTGGTGATTCAGGGCAACCGGGTGCTTCACCTGCGCTATCGGGTGCGCCGTTGA
- a CDS encoding RNA polymerase sigma factor, which produces MRLKQTGLAEISTDPEAFEAFYRRHVEAVTRFLARRVDDPHTVADLVAEVFVAVLDSAHTYRSGLGSEIGWLYGVARNTLSAERRRAAREMHLASRIGGRRLLDADDLTRMEERLDAESTARRAFEAMAGLPESERAVLELVVVDQLSVAEAATALGIRQGTARVRLHRARQSLRHVPGVIPPTVMEGLR; this is translated from the coding sequence GTGCGCCTCAAACAGACGGGGTTGGCGGAGATCTCCACCGACCCCGAGGCTTTCGAAGCCTTCTACCGGCGCCACGTCGAAGCGGTCACGCGATTTCTGGCCCGGCGAGTGGACGACCCCCACACGGTGGCCGACCTGGTCGCCGAGGTCTTCGTCGCGGTGCTCGACTCGGCGCACACCTACCGCTCCGGCCTGGGCAGTGAGATCGGCTGGCTGTACGGCGTGGCACGCAACACCCTGTCCGCCGAGCGGCGGCGGGCGGCACGTGAGATGCATCTCGCCAGCAGGATCGGCGGACGCCGGCTCCTCGACGCGGACGACCTGACGCGTATGGAGGAGCGGCTGGACGCGGAGAGCACGGCCCGGCGGGCCTTCGAGGCCATGGCCGGACTGCCCGAGAGCGAGCGCGCCGTCCTGGAACTGGTCGTCGTCGACCAGCTCTCCGTGGCGGAGGCGGCTACGGCGCTCGGCATCCGGCAGGGGACCGCCAGGGTCCGGCTGCACCGCGCCCGTCAGTCACTGCGCCACGTTCCCGGCGTCATCCCTCCCACGGTCATGGAAGGACTCCGATGA